Proteins encoded by one window of Elaeis guineensis isolate ETL-2024a chromosome 12, EG11, whole genome shotgun sequence:
- the LOC105054573 gene encoding pectinesterase inhibitor 9, whose amino-acid sequence MAEATASKLSLLLLLLCISAGELTSAATSSTDFIRSSCGSTTYPALCVKCLSAYAPSVRRSPRELARAALTVSADRARSASAYIARLSAGGGSKAINAREAGAVRDCLDNMADSVDQLRQSAQEMGRLGRAGSAGFMWHLSNVQTWCSAALTDENTCLDSLSQSGSGGAAKEAIRKKVVEVAQLTSNALVLVNRNGPNY is encoded by the coding sequence atggCAGAAGCCACCGCTTCGAAGCTCTCCCTACTCCTCCTCCTGCTCTGCATCTCCGCCGGTGAGCTCACCTCAGCCGCCACCTCCTCCACCGATTTCATCCGGTCCTCCTGCGGCAGCACCACCTACCCGGCCCTCTGCGTCAAGTGCCTCTCCGCCTACGCCCCCTCCGTCCGCCGCAGCCCCCGCGAGCTCGCCCGGGCCGCACTCACAGTCAGCGCCGACCGGGCCCGGTCCGCCTCCGCCTACATCGCCCGCCTCTCGGCCGGCGGCGGCTCCAAGGCCATCAATGCCCGCGAGGCTGGCGCCGTCCGGGACTGCCTCGACAACATGGCCGACAGCGTGGACCAGCTCCGGCAGTCGGCCCAGGAGATGGGCCGGCTCGGCCGAGCCGGATCGGCCGGGTTCATGTGGCACCTGAGCAACGTCCAGACCTGGTGCAGCGCCGCCCTCACCGACGAGAACACTTGCTTGGATAGCCTGTCGCAGTCCGGCTCCGGTGGTGCAGCAAAGGAAGCCATCAGGAAGAAGGTGGTCGAGGTGGCCCAGCTCACCAGCAATGCTCTTGTCCTTGTGAACCGGAACGGTCCAAACTATTGA